The following are from one region of the Hippocampus zosterae strain Florida chromosome 9, ASM2543408v3, whole genome shotgun sequence genome:
- the hesx1 gene encoding homeobox expressed in ES cells 1 isoform X1 encodes MASAVVPVTENLSVFSIEHILGLEGKRAGRCMKLHRPWDQTAEVESDENNACHQQHEHHPSRFSFQSSTLSWYVGRRPRTAFTDSQVNVLEAVFQVNCYPGIQLREHLAGSLELDEDRIQIWFQNRRAKLRRALRESRLRLVQSTAAHLGMKVVDQLGRDDLHAEIEE; translated from the exons ATGGCCTCAGCTGTGGTTCCTGTCACAGAAAACCTGTCGGTGTTTTCCATCGAGCATATTTTAGGTTTGGAAGGCAAACGAGCAGGAAGATGCATGAAACTCCACCGACCTTGGGACCAGACAGCAG AGGTGGAATCAGATGAGAACAATGCTTGCCATCAACAACATGAGCACCATCCTTCCCGCTTCAGCTTTCAGAGTTCGACGTTAAGCTGGTACGTCGGACGCCGACCTCGAACTGCCTTCACCGACAGCCAA GTGAATGTTCTGGAAGCGGTGTTTCAGGTCAACTGTTATCCAGGCATCCAACTGAGGGAACATTTGGCCGGGAGCTTGGAACTGGATGAGGACCGCATACAG ATTTGGTTTCAGAACCGACGGGCCAAACTAAGACGAGCCCTCAGGGAAAGCAGACTGAGATTGGTTCAGTCCACCGCGGCTCATCTTGGGATGAAAGTTGTTGATCAGCTCGGGAGGGATGACCTGCACGCCGAGATTGAGGAATAa
- the hesx1 gene encoding homeobox expressed in ES cells 1 isoform X2, with amino-acid sequence MASAVVPVTENLSVFSIEHILGLEGKRAGRCMKLHRPWDQTAEVESDENNACHQQHEHHPSRFSFQSSTLSWYVGRRPRTAFTDSQVNVLEAVFQVNCYPGIQLREHLAGSLELDEDRIQNRRAKLRRALRESRLRLVQSTAAHLGMKVVDQLGRDDLHAEIEE; translated from the exons ATGGCCTCAGCTGTGGTTCCTGTCACAGAAAACCTGTCGGTGTTTTCCATCGAGCATATTTTAGGTTTGGAAGGCAAACGAGCAGGAAGATGCATGAAACTCCACCGACCTTGGGACCAGACAGCAG AGGTGGAATCAGATGAGAACAATGCTTGCCATCAACAACATGAGCACCATCCTTCCCGCTTCAGCTTTCAGAGTTCGACGTTAAGCTGGTACGTCGGACGCCGACCTCGAACTGCCTTCACCGACAGCCAA GTGAATGTTCTGGAAGCGGTGTTTCAGGTCAACTGTTATCCAGGCATCCAACTGAGGGAACATTTGGCCGGGAGCTTGGAACTGGATGAGGACCGCATACAG AACCGACGGGCCAAACTAAGACGAGCCCTCAGGGAAAGCAGACTGAGATTGGTTCAGTCCACCGCGGCTCATCTTGGGATGAAAGTTGTTGATCAGCTCGGGAGGGATGACCTGCACGCCGAGATTGAGGAATAa
- the LOC127608107 gene encoding B9 domain-containing protein 2-like, giving the protein MAELHIIGQLVGATGFPHNSLFCKWGLHTGGAWRLLSGSKQGQTQVDNPQTGDTAYWSHPIDVHYATKGLQGWPKLHLQVWHQDSFGRCQLLGYGYCHVPSSPGHHRISCATWRPLGSWREQLSQMFVGGGPQLRSPDIIYSGADRYRLHTEAMGTVQLELAVILRNFDKYGVDS; this is encoded by the coding sequence ATGGCGGAGCTTCACATTATCGGCCAGCTCGTCGGGGCCACCGGTTTCCCCCACAACAGCCTCTTTTGCAAGTGGGGACTCCACACCGGAGGAGCGTGGCGTCTCCTCTCGGGCTCCAAGCAGGGCCAGACTCAGGTGGACAACCCCCAGACTGGAGACACGGCGTACTGGAGCCACCCCATCGATGTCCATTACGCCACCAAGGGGCTCCAAGGCTGGCCCAAGCTTCATCTCCAGGTGTGGCACCAGGACTCGTTCGGCCGCTGCCAGCTGCTCGGCTACGGCTATTGTCACGTCCCCTCCAGCCCCGGGCACCACCGAATCAGCTGTGCCACCTGGAGGCCGCTCGGCTCGTGGCGTGAGCAGCTGTCGCAAATGTTCGTCGGCGGTGGGCCGCAACTCCGCAGCCCGGACATCATCTACAGCGGGGCGGATCGATACAGGCTGCACACCGAGGCCATGGGGACCGTGCAGTTGGAACTTGCCGTCATTTTGAGAAACTTTGACAAATATGGAGTGGATAGTTAG